CTTGGCGAATCGTGAATTGGGTTTTCCAGCACAAGGTTTTTGTACACTGACTTTGGAGGTGCTGTTTTGACCCCCTCTCGGATTTTTTCCATCACACTACCCTTGGTACGAATGTACCCCCGAGAGTTACTTTTGCTGTTTCCATGCGATGCTACCCCAggatatttacctttgtactcAACACATGCAATTTGTCTGTCTGAATTTCCTATCCACGTGATCTTTCGTTCATAGGAATCGGATTTCCTGAGCTTCGCATAATTTCTAAAGATTTCCAGAACAGACTCTGGTTGAGGTTGTGGAACAAGGGGTACAAACGTAGCTTTCTTGTTCTCGTGGCGCTTTGTGCAGATTTGCCCATTCTTCCTATAGACAGTACGCAACCTTCCCGAATCCTCTCGAATGTACAGTGTTTTGGGTGTACTATTTGCTTTACTACTCCACGATCCACAATCATCATGGAATTCTGATCTATTGTTACCAGAtctttttgcaatgttttgggAGTTGTCCACAATATAACTCACATTCTGTTTGATGCCCCTTGGTACCGATTCGCGAGGCTCGATGTCCCTGTCCAAAAGCTTCCGGACGACCTCCTCTAATGGCAAAAAATCTACTTCTCTCCTGGCATTGCCATTCTCAGTAGCGTCGATACAGGCACTGGCCACATCAGTTGGTGACACTGCAGGTGGGTCAACAGTATCCAAAGCGTCAGTTGTTAAATGATGCATAGACGGCGATGGCTCGCGTGATCTCGAAGGCGATGATACTGGAGATGCTTCAGACGATGACGAAGCGGATGGCCCAGGAGACCGCGAATAACGCTCGCGTGAATCGTGTCTCGGTTTGCTACAAGATGCAACAGTTCCACGTCCAGAGGTAAGCTTTGGCCACTCAATGTCACTGAGGCGGCTGCCCTCGCTGTCGGTCTGGACAGGTGACCAGCCGGGCGATTTACGCGCACCTGTGTGATGTGTTTTGCGGGAAGACCTCACAGTTCCACGTCCAGAGGTAAGTTTTTGCCACTCGCTGTCACTGAGGCGGCTGTCCTCGCTGTCGGTATGGACAGATGAACGGCTGACTTTGGCAAAGGTTGAGTGGTCCGCATCAGTCAGATCTATGAAGTTGGCGAGAGACGGCTCCGTCATGTGCAGCACACAGAAGTGGTTTGGCTTAAAGCCGTCGCGGTAGTCGGGTGGTTCGTAGGTCATGGTCCACATGAGGGTGAACGCTGCGTCCTGCGTGGTGTCCACATCGCGTCCACATACCTTCCTGCAGAGGGGTGCAGATACCATGTGGGGACGATTTATGTGGGGACAGAACGTTTCAATAGGTAGGTGAAGTGCGGAAGAGATGGCATATACGTGGATTGTCTCCCCCCATTCCTGCGGTGTCAGGGCATCTGCAAGGAGTCGGAAATAAATGGGTTTCCCGAAAACATCGCTGCCGATTAGGTTCTTGTAGTTTGGACTATTGGCATCGTAGAATTCAGGAAACTTAATCATTTCAAGGCAGGTTAACAGGCGAATGTGTAGGTGCTTCTTCTCGTCACCATACAGTGCACGTGACACCGCCCTGTACAGACAGTTCCCGTCTCCTCGGACGAACACTGGACAGTGGTCCATGAGGACGATAGGTTCCATCGCGTCCAGAATGTGGATGGATACTTCATCCGGAGTGCCAGGCAACGACTCATGGTCGAACTCGATGCGGTCTGGTAGGGCGACCTTGTAGTTCTCAAGGAGAAGCCTCTCTCTCCTAGCCGTTTCCGCGACATCCTCTCTGGAGATCTCATGGGCCTCCTGCATCCTAATAAGACAAAAAAGTCAGATAGATAGATGAGTAACATTAAAACATGTATTCACCTCGGTATTAGTGCATCTCTGACCCTTATCTTCCAGCTCCATAACGCACGGTTCAGTTCCATATCGCACTAATTCCAGCTCCGGACCGAACGGCTCAAAATAGgctaaaaaagtttttaaaaagttaccccattataaagaaaatttggAGACGATATTCAAAATCTTATAGCGCAGTATTCGGCTAAATGTTCGCCCGTGCTCTAAGCGTTAAAACGATCATCTTGTGTGTGGAGCAACCCTATCCCACGTCCCGGGttctaactacatgtaatacGCAACTTGCAAATGCTGCTAGTATAAAGTTCCCATCATTTAGCGTCAATGAAATTCTACTATTTATCATTGCTAATGTAAAttttgtcttcatttgcataatcctTATCTGCTGTTCCTCCCTATTGGTTCAAATGTTCAATCAATAAACGCAtttgatttatgaatttttcatTCATCATGCAAAACAGATTCCGATTGTCAATCATCACTTAGATACCAAAATCACGACGATCCATCAACTCCTTATCCATCGTCTTCCAAACATATTGACAAATACGCCCTTGAGGTTCCAGaagaagctgctagggggcccaaatatacataGACGCGTAACGTCAAAATCTGCCACCATATCAGAAAGCACAGGTGGCTCAGAACATGACATGTTAAAACCGGACGTTCCACTGTTGTATTGTTGTAACAATTTCCAGTTTTTGTCCACCTTTTGACACGCAGACAAACGCTATCTAAAATACAACCTTGATGAAGGCGAAAGTTACCTACCTATAGAGGGCAGCCTCGAAGTCGTAAGCGCCTTTGCCGTTCCTCGTGTGTGTGCATCGCCGACACAAGAAGGACAGGTCTTCCCAGCTCTGCATCAGAGTCGGCTCCACGTCGGCCCCACAGTGCCTGAAACAAGACTCATTTAATGAGCAAGATGATTTGTGCTTTGCCAAACCGTACAAAATCAGATTTCCAGGGTAATTTGTACTGGTGTGCTGGCTGATTTTAACATTAAAAAATAGGTTACTGAAACGGAAGGCATGTTTTTCCGCTGATCGGTGATTTTTGGACCATTCACAGCTAAGTATACAGCTCTTCAGAAATATGCTACTCTAGAAGGTCACAAGCTCTTCCGTATCGTATGACATCAACAAATATAGCAggacttataagttatatggaATAACAGTAACAACTAAATTCCGTACTAGTGGTATCCTTACAGGATATGGTGATTGTTACAAAAATCTATTTGGGCCATACAAGCTGTAAACATGTCATTCGTGTTAAAATAAAACATCACCACGCAATGCACATAACATATTAAGAAATGTGGAGAGTGCAAACCTGTCGCAGGACGAACACTGTGTTTGGCCATTTCCACTGCTAGAGCCACTATGGCACTGGTTAGTTACCTAAAATGAGGACAATGTTGAAATCTTATTTAACACTCGCACAGATATCATATTCCACATTTCAAGATATAACCAATAGGTGAGAAAAGTCAGATCGAGACGGAAGGCCCTACTCGATTCTTCATAGCAGTCGTAATCAACTGCTTTCCAAAGCCTTATTACACTTATCACGCAGGTGTGAATTACATGTAGGTCCCTCCCGACCAGGGAAGCTTGTGGCTCATTCTCAGTGCTATGCGATCGCCCAAAAGCGACAGcttattttatttgtaaaaccaTCTTGACCAATTTTGAAGTGCgggtttttaggcgttttaatCGGGCTTCCCATTATAtgctgttttctttgtttttctgtcaaACGTTCAGCAGGCTCACTGTCTTACTAGCTAGTGACGGAACCGTTATGGAACAAGTTAGCGACTTCAAGTAGCTAGGCAGCTACTCCAACAAAGCCTATGATCTCAAGCACCGAATTGGGCTAGCATGGGAGCATCTCATGCCCTTAGAAAGGTGTGGAAGGCCCCAATTCAAAATGCCACCAAGATCAAAGTCTTCAGATCAAGCGTTGAGTCAATTCTGCTTTATGGGTCTGATTCTTGCTCCCTAACCAAAACGTTGAAACCCCTTTGTAGAAAACTTGACGGGAATTACATCCGGCTCCTTCATGCCACCTTGAATGTTGACTGGAAGAGTCATACCACCAACACACAACTTTACAACGGACTGCCAAGGATTACCAGAGTCATCCGCGACCGACGTCTATCTCTTACCGGTCACGTGATGCGTAACGACGAGATGGCCGAAAGGGCAGCCTGATGACAAGCGAAGACGTGCTTGccagcttggagagtaggtcgCGCAGCCAGGGGGGAATCCATGGCAtggactgactctcctggccaatctt
The sequence above is drawn from the Branchiostoma floridae strain S238N-H82 chromosome 17, Bfl_VNyyK, whole genome shotgun sequence genome and encodes:
- the LOC118404294 gene encoding uncharacterized protein LOC118404294 gives rise to the protein MTQVTNQCHSGSSSGNGQTQCSSCDRHCGADVEPTLMQSWEDLSFLCRRCTHTRNGKGAYDFEAALYRMQEAHEISREDVAETARRERLLLENYKVALPDRIEFDHESLPGTPDEVSIHILDAMEPIVLMDHCPVFVRGDGNCLYRAVSRALYGDEKKHLHIRLLTCLEMIKFPEFYDANSPNYKNLIGSDVFGKPIYFRLLADALTPQEWGETIHVYAISSALHLPIETFCPHINRPHMVSAPLCRKVCGRDVDTTQDAAFTLMWTMTYEPPDYRDGFKPNHFCVLHMTEPSLANFIDLTDADHSTFAKVSRSSVHTDSEDSRLSDSEWQKLTSGRGTVRSSRKTHHTGARKSPGWSPVQTDSEGSRLSDIEWPKLTSGRGTVASCSKPRHDSRERYSRSPGPSASSSSEASPVSSPSRSREPSPSMHHLTTDALDTVDPPAVSPTDVASACIDATENGNARREVDFLPLEEVVRKLLDRDIEPRESVPRGIKQNVSYIVDNSQNIAKRSGNNRSEFHDDCGSWSSKANSTPKTLYIREDSGRLRTVYRKNGQICTKRHENKKATFVPLVPQPQPESVLEIFRNYAKLRKSDSYERKITWIGNSDRQIACVEYKGKYPGVASHGNSKSNSRGYIRTKGSVMEKIREGVKTAPPKSVYKNLVLENPIHDSPRNSQQVQNIKYLEKKKDQQIAGPRGNFADHLQHIVNTINDHPFVQSVIYAKQHEPVIILYIKNQINDIKRFCCSGNLAHAAVLCVDKTFNLSDVHVTATVFKNLSIISRKTDEHPLFIGPMFLHGNSDFLTYSAFFSHLASQLEFAKAPCSPIIGSDDENAMRKAIRVAFPRGKNITCSRHLRNNVKDRLQNKIGLDKQDRQKIVKAMFGAPVDKVKGIASATDIVEFERRVQDARALISTKAASFSDHFENNILPVMKNNFEVQNHPTFPVSEIPWTNNNCESINHQLKLATEWKPRPLIDIMEILFKEVQLQYEEVKRAFVDIGDYELAPEYKKKFRKSLERVGGHVIRESNPTHEPVP